One Tenebrio molitor chromosome 2, icTenMoli1.1, whole genome shotgun sequence genomic region harbors:
- the LOC138123220 gene encoding juvenile hormone esterase-like — MTEPIVSVEHGKLQGKISTNLRNENIYCFQGIPYAKPPIGELRFKDAQPLEPWVGVRDATKDGNQCYARDLLSFSRTAQGSEDCLFLNVYTQQLPSNTSKTLKPVMFWIHGGKYKTGSNTSKRYGPEFLLTEDIVLVTINYRLGIFGFLNFEDASLGVPANTGLKDMVMALKWVQKNISKFSGDPNNVTIFGQSAGATSVHYLVLSPLTAGLFHKAIIQSATAINSFSQQRSDMIVHLAPFLDLKTPNEKEILQRLKALPTEKLFEIYEKVEDTCDALNDAGGRLSFGPVVEKQSPGAFITEEPLKIIKAGRYNKVPIVFGYTTREGMMFAPMMKPEMPKDFESLIPCMLELERGSDSSKNIANKIKQFYYGKPGSEDQLDNFYLIHTDNVFVRDIIFAAQLHSATSDQPTFLFRMSVESKLNLYKNFFKIQGPGVSHIDDTGYLFKSMWTPEIQPGSLEELSINRFVKYWTNFAKFGNPNLKDKVDGPEWKPVKRNDINFIDIGDQITTGVDPESERMQFWRDIFSMKPEYTF, encoded by the exons ATGACTGAACCAATTGTCAGCGTGGAGCACGGAAAGTTGCAAGGAAAAATATCCACCAATCTAcgtaatgaaaatatttactgtTTCCAGGGCATTCCATATGCCAAACCCCCAATCGGCGAACTCAGATTCAAG GATGCGCAACCACTTGAACCGTGGGTAGGTGTTCGGGATGCAACAAAAGATGGAAACCAATGTTATGCCAGGGATTTGCTTTCATTTTCAAGAACTGCACAAGGTTCAGAAGACTGCTTATTTCTCAATGTTTACACACAACAACTTCCATCGAACACAAGCAAAACTTTAAAACCAGTGATGTTTTGGATTCACGGCGGAAAGTATAAAACTGGATCCAACACATCGAAGCGTTATGGTCCAGAGTTTCTGCTTACTGAAGACATTGTCTTGGTTACAATAAACTATCGATTAGGAATTTTTGgttttcttaattttgaaGACGCCTCTTTGGGAGTTCCTGCCAACACTGGATTAAAAGATATGGTGATGGCTTTAAAATGGGTTCAGAAAAATATAAGCAAATTCTCTGGCGATCCCAATAATGTTACAATTTTTGGTCAGAGTGCTGGAGCAACTTCTGTACACTATTTGGTTTTATCACCTTTGACAGCAG GATTATTTCACAAGGCTATAATTCAGAGTGCGACTGcaataaattcattttcacAACAACGAAGTGACATGATAGTCCATTTGGCTCCCTTTCTGGATTTAAAAACACCAAATGAAAAAGAGATTTTGCAACGATTGAAGGCATTACCCACTGAGAAACTTTTTGAAATATACGAGAAAGTGGAAGAT acGTGTGACGCATTAAATGATGCCGGTGGAAGACTGTCATTCGGTCCAGTTGTAGAAAAACAATCTCCAGGAGCATTTATAACTGAAGAAccactaaaaataattaaagccGGCCGTTATAATAAAGTACCAATCGTGTTTGGGTATACGACAAGGGAAGGAATGATGTTTGCACCAATGATGAAACCTGAGATGCCTAAAGATTTTGAAAGTCTTATACCTTGCATGTTAGAACTTGAACGTGGTTCTgattcttcaaaaaatattgcaaataagataaaacagttttattacgGAAAGCCTGGTTCAGAAGATCAACTGGACAACTTTTATTTA ATTCACACCGACAACGTTTTTGTGAGAGACATCATCTTCGCAGCACAACTGCATTCTGCAACATCTGACCaaccaacatttttattccgAATGTCCGTGGaatcgaaattaaatttgtataaaaactttttcaaaattcaaggcccag GTGTGTCCCATATAGATGATACTGGTTACTTATTCAAATCAATGTGGACTCCTGAAATACAACCAGGAAGTTTGGAAGAATTATCAATTAATCGATTCGTCAAGTACTGGACAAATTTTGCTAAATTCGGAAATCCAAATTTAAAAGATAAAGTAGATGGTCCAGAATGGAAACCTGTAAAACGAAATGACATCAATTTCATAGATATTGGTGACCAAATAACAACAGGTGTTGATCCGGAATCTGAAAGAATGCAATTTTGGAGAGACATTTTTAGCATGAAACCAGAATATACTTTTTAA